One window of Chamaesiphon minutus PCC 6605 genomic DNA carries:
- a CDS encoding NIF family HAD-type phosphatase has protein sequence MAATKKLLILDLDETLVYATETPSIGLPDFYVYDYAIYKRPYLDIFLATCLEWFNVAIWTSSGSDYATAVVAAIFPDPQALKFVWASDRCSIAYNYNYDLIDGGYPSYYSRKPLKKVKRRGYKLESIIAVDDTPKKWEQSYGNLVRIDPFEGDESDIELKYLLIYLEELKNVENVRSIEKRKWRQQVCT, from the coding sequence GTGGCTGCTACCAAAAAATTATTAATTCTCGATCTCGATGAAACTCTAGTTTATGCAACCGAAACACCATCGATCGGATTGCCAGATTTTTACGTGTATGACTATGCCATTTACAAGCGTCCATACCTAGATATTTTTCTTGCAACTTGTCTGGAGTGGTTTAATGTGGCAATTTGGACATCTTCTGGATCTGACTATGCTACTGCCGTTGTAGCTGCGATCTTTCCCGACCCACAAGCTCTAAAGTTTGTCTGGGCTAGCGATCGCTGTTCGATCGCCTACAATTATAATTACGATCTCATCGACGGTGGTTATCCCTCATATTACTCGCGCAAACCACTAAAAAAAGTCAAACGACGTGGCTATAAGTTAGAATCGATTATCGCAGTTGATGATACTCCCAAGAAATGGGAACAAAGTTATGGTAACTTAGTCAGAATCGATCCTTTTGAAGGAGATGAATCTGACATAGAATTAAAGTATTTACTCATTTATCTAGAGGAACTTAAAAACGTAGAAAATGTTCGATCGATCGAGAAAAGAAAGTGGCGACAACAGGTTTGTACATAA